A region from the Beduinella massiliensis genome encodes:
- the lgt gene encoding prolipoprotein diacylglyceryl transferase, with translation MLSRPPLDRIAFLGISWYSLFIVTGVVLGILLATREEKRLGLPKDTTIDFAILAIPLALVGARLYYVLFQWDSFSEDLLSIFDIRSGGLAIYGGVLGGLLAAWLVSKRKQIALSSILDIVAPSLVLGQAIGRWGNYFNMEAYGFRLSDPALQFFPFAVEIPVGSVWYWHMATFFYEFCWNLAVFALLMGIRHFTRKKGDVFCFYLLLYCAGRTVIEGMREDSLTFINEFVRVSQILSALACVAIVIVFYLRLKHKTQPFYLLPIAATVLALAGCFIGEFERGAYANLFTAAQIIMLALLVCQIALCVLCFINARRRKLKNLVPLTVASLFTLGILLSGLGRADANNQLFVSWRQIACMLQMIASGMLLYPFRRQSPAPARAEHR, from the coding sequence ATGCTCAGCCGTCCACCGCTCGACCGGATTGCCTTCTTGGGCATTTCCTGGTATAGCCTTTTCATCGTCACCGGCGTCGTCCTGGGCATCCTGCTCGCGACGCGCGAGGAAAAACGCCTGGGGCTTCCCAAGGACACGACGATCGACTTTGCCATTCTCGCGATTCCGCTCGCATTGGTGGGGGCGCGTCTCTATTACGTGCTCTTTCAGTGGGATTCCTTTTCGGAGGATCTGCTCAGCATCTTCGACATCCGCAGCGGCGGCCTCGCCATTTATGGCGGCGTGCTCGGCGGCCTGCTTGCGGCTTGGCTCGTATCCAAGCGCAAGCAGATCGCCTTATCCTCTATTCTGGACATCGTCGCCCCCTCCCTCGTGCTCGGACAGGCTATCGGCCGCTGGGGCAACTACTTCAATATGGAGGCCTATGGTTTCCGTCTTTCGGATCCTGCGCTGCAATTCTTCCCCTTCGCTGTAGAAATCCCCGTTGGCAGCGTATGGTACTGGCACATGGCGACCTTTTTCTATGAGTTCTGCTGGAATCTCGCCGTCTTTGCGCTCCTGATGGGCATTCGGCATTTTACGCGCAAAAAGGGCGACGTCTTCTGTTTTTATCTGCTGCTCTACTGCGCGGGACGGACGGTAATCGAAGGCATGCGCGAAGACAGTCTGACGTTCATCAACGAATTCGTCCGCGTCTCTCAAATCCTGAGCGCGCTGGCCTGCGTCGCCATCGTAATTGTCTTTTATTTGAGGCTCAAACACAAGACACAGCCTTTTTACCTTCTGCCCATCGCCGCGACGGTGCTCGCGCTCGCCGGCTGCTTTATCGGCGAGTTCGAGCGCGGCGCCTACGCGAATCTTTTCACGGCGGCACAGATCATCATGCTCGCGCTCCTCGTCTGCCAGATTGCGCTTTGCGTCCTGTGCTTTATAAATGCGCGCCGGCGAAAGCTCAAAAACCTCGTGCCGCTCACCGTCGCCTCCCTTTTCACGCTCGGCATCCTGCTCTCCGGTCTCGGTCGGGCGGATGCAAACAACCAGCTCTTCGTCTCCTGGCGGCAGATCGCCTGCATGCTTCAAATGATTGCCAGCGGCATGCTGCTCTATCCGTTTCGCAGGCAGTCCCCGGCCCCCGCGCGAGCCGAACACCGATAA